The Halorussus gelatinilyticus genome contains the following window.
CGATTCCGCTCGGTTCACGGAAGGTGCTGTCGCTGAACGCCATCACGTTCGGTCTGCTATTCCTCGTGACCCCGGCGAGCATGGCACCGCTGCCGTTCAAGTTCCTCGGCATCGCACTCCTCGTCGTCGCGCCCGTGCTGTTCGTCACGGCGCGAGCGTGAGGACCGAAACGCAATCGAGCGGCCCTTTTACAGCCTCGTCACTCGTCTCTCGGTAGCGCGACACTCAGAAGCGTCTCTCCGCCCGAGACGGTCGCTTCCCGCGTCAGCGAGTACAGAATCCCCTCCCGGTCGGTCTCGGCCTCCTGAAGCACCTCGTAGGTCGTCGGGTCGTAGACCGTCCCGACGCGTTCGCCCGGTTCGACGCGCTGGCCGACTTCCCGGTCGGGGTCCAGTCGGAACAGGCCCGCGTCGTCGGCCGTGACGCGGCCGAGGTGGTTGCGCGCGAGTCGGCGCTCGCCGTCGGCGTCGGGGTCGCCGGGGAGCAGATCGAGGTGCCGGAGGACCGCCAGCGTGCCCTCCACGCCCGCGTCCACGGCGTCCTCCACGAGTTGCTTGTTGTGCGCGAGTTCGGGCGTGATGGTCGGGATGCCCTCGTGCGTCGCCGCGACGCGGAGTTTCCCGTCGAAGTCCCGCTTCGCCCACTCGTCGTCGGCGTCCTTGCCTGCCTCCTCCGAGAGCAGGAGGTCGGTGCCGAACGCCTCGGCGAGGGCACGGGACTCCTCGTGGCCCTCCATGAACACGACGTGGGTGAGCATGTCGGCGCTCCCGGTGTGGAGGTCCACCACGGCGTCGGCGTCCGCGACGTACTCCCAGAGCGTCGCGGCCATGCGCTCGTGGACGGTGCCCTCGGCGTCGCCGGGCCAGACCCGGTTCATGTTCGGGTTCACGCTGTCCAACTGCTCGGGCGTGGTGTACGACACCCGGTCGAACGTGAGCGGGTCGGCGACCGGCACCGCGACGAGTCGGCCCGCGAGGTCGAGACCGTCGGCGTCCGCCGACGCCGACCCGACGAGTCGGTCGTGGACCCGGCGCAGGGTCTCGGTCCCGTTTATCTCCCGGCCGTGCTGGGCGGCCTGCACGTAGACGGTCGGTCCCTCGTCGTCGCCGTCGTAGGTGTGAACCGTGGTCTCGATTTCGACGCCGGAGGGGAGGCGTGCGAGCGTGACGCGCTCTGCAGTGTGGTCCATGGTGGGTTCTCCGTCGCGGGACAATTCAAGCTACTGCCTCCCGCGGGTCGGTTCGCTGACGGGTCGCGCCGTCGTCGCTCGAACTCCCGCGGGGGCGTCGATAACTACGACGGTCGTTTCACTCACCGACGGTTACTAATGGCTCGACTGACACGAACGGAACCGATGACCGGTCCCTCCGACTCGCACGATTCGACGCGGCGCAGGTTCCTCGCGGCCGGCGGTCTCCTCGCCGGGACCGCCGGACTCGCGGGATGCATCTCGGGCACGGGGTCGAAACCGACCGCGACCGAGACGACCGACGACGAACCGGCCGACGGACAGACGGCCGACGGGGAAACGACCGAAGCGGTCGCGGCGGAGTCGCCCGGCGCGGCCGCGTGGCCGCAGTTCGGCCACGACGCGAGCAACGCCGGGTACGCCCGGTCGGCCAGCGGTCCCGGTGCGGACGCCGCGCTGGCGTGGCGCTTCGACGCAAAGACGCCGACGATGAACGCCTCGCCCGTGGTCGCGGACGGCACGGTCTACGCGCCGGGGAGCGGAGACCCCGGCTACGTCCACGCCATCGACGCCGAGACCGGCGAGTCGGTCTGGCGCTTCGAACCGGCCGGCTACGCGAGTTGCGCCCCCGCGGTCGCCGACGGGCGAGTCTACTTCGGGACGTGGAGCAAGAAGTTCTACGCGCTGGACGCCGCGACCGGCGAGCAGGTCTGGGCGAGCGACGTGGGCCACCGGTTCGGGTCGTCCTCGCCCGCCGTCTCGGACGGCACCGTCTACGTCGGGACCGTCGGCGACGGCCCGATGGTGGTCAGCGGCGAGGAGGACGAAGAGAAGTTCGAGTCCTGCGCGGTCCTCGCGCTCGACGCCGAATCCGGCGACGAGCGGTGGCGCTACGACGACTTCGGCGAGAAGGAGAACGTCGGTTCGTCCATCGCGGTCGCGGACGGCCGGGTCTACTTCGGCGGCGAGTCGGCGGTGTACGCGCTCGACGCCGACTCGGGGTCGGTCGCGTGGTCGCGCGAGGTCGCGACCCACCCCCAGTCGTCGCCGGCCGTGGTGGACGGCACGGTGTACTACGGCGGGCCGTCCGACGCCGAGGACGGTCCCCCGGCGCGACTGTACGCGCTCGACGCGAAGTCGGGCGAGACGGTCTGGACCGCCGGTATCGACGACACTAGCCTCCGGACCTCGCCCGCCGTCGCCGACGGGACGGTGTACGTCGCGGCGTCCTCGACGCGCGCCTGTCTGCTCTCCGGCGGCGGGGTGGCGACCACCGAGACCGACGACGGCGGGAACGGCACCGACGCCGCGCGGACCGAGGACGGCGACTCGGACTGCTCGGGGACGAACCGCGGGCGACTCTACGCGCTCGACGCGGCCAGCGGCGAGCGCCGGTGGACCGCCGAGTTCCGAACCGACACGCGCTCGTCGCCCGCCGTCGCCGACGGCACGGTCTACGCCGGCAACGGCGACGGTCTCTCGGCGGTGACGACCGACGGCGAGAACCTGTGGCGAATCGGCTTCGAGGGGAAGCGCGACGACGGCCCGTACCTCGATTCGTCACCTGCGGTCGCCGGCGGCCGGGTCTTCGTCGGCGCGTCGGACGGTCGCCTGCGCGCCATCGGAACGAAATAGCTGTTGGAGACAACGAAATTCGATTCTTTTAACCAACCGTATATTTCCCTCCCGGTCGATTCGGTGTCGTCGGACCTCCCGCGCTCGTCGCTCCTCGCGCCGGCCGACGCCCGAACCCGTCGGCGGACAGTTCTTTCAGCAGAGCGACCATATGAAGGTTTTTCCGGTACAGTGTCGTATCCGTCTTATGAACGAACCGGCGGAGGCTTCAGGGTCGGCGTTCTGGGGTGACGCCGACGACGAGGAAGCCCTCCGGCGTTATCGGACCCTGTTCGACGGTATCGAGCAGGGGCTGTACCGACTCGATGCCGGCGGCCGATTCGTCGGCGTCAACGACGCGCTTCTGACGACGACGGGTTACGACCGCGAGGAACTGCTCGGCGAACACGTCGGACTCCTCTTCGACGCCCGCGACCTCGTGGCCGTCGAACGCGAGACCGAGCGCCGACTCTTCGGCGAGGGCGGAGAGTCGGTCCCGGTGGCGCTCCGGACGGCCGACGGCGACGCGATTCCGGCCAGCGTGTCGGTCTCCGTCCACGTCGAGGACGACGAGTTCCGCGGCACGACCGGCGTCGTCCGAACGGAGCCGCCCGAGCGCGACTCGGCGGACGGCCCGGCGGCCGTGACAATCCTCGACGCGAGTCCCGTCGGCGTCGTCGTCCGCGACGCCGACGGCGCGGTCACGCGGGTCAACGACAGAGCCGAGGAACTGCTCGACGTGTCGGTGGGCGAGCGCCCGGCGGACGGCGAGGACGAGCGAACGGGGGAGACGGAAGCCGAGCGTCCGGCGGACGAATCCGACCTGGATTCGTCCGTCTCGCAGCGATTCTACGACGAGGAGGGCCAGCGACTGCCCCCGGACGAACGACCGTTCGCTCGCGCGGCGGCGACCGGTTCGTCGGTCGCCGACCGCCTGCTGCGGGTCGAAGGGCCGGACGGCGAGCGGCGGTGGCTGTCCGTCGAGGCCGCGCCGGTCGCGTCGGACGGCGGCGACGAACGGGTCGTCACGACTTACGAGGACGTGACCGACCTCAAGGAGCGCGAGCGCGAACTCGAAAACGAACTCGACGAGATATTCGGGCGCGTGACCGACGCCTTCTACGCGCTCGACGACGAGTGGCGGTTCACCCACGCCAACGACCGCGCCGAGGAACTCATCGACTACTGGGGCGAGGGGCTGGTCGGCCGGAAGTTCTGGGACGTCTTCGAGTGGGCGACCGACTCGAAACTCGGCGAGGAGTACCGCGAGGCGATGCGAACGCAGGAACCGGCCTCCTTCGAACTCTACTACCCCGACCCGCTGGAAGCGTGGTACGAGATTCGGGCCTACCCCTCCGAGTCGGGCCTGTCGGTGTACTTCCGGGACGTGACCGAGCGAAAGCGCCGCGAGCGCGAGTTAGAGGAGTCAGAACGTCGGTATCGCTCTCTCGCGGAGTACTTCCCGAACGGCATCGTGACGCTGTTCGGTCCCGACTGCGAGTACACGCTGGCGGCGGGCCAAGCGTTCGACTACATCCCGGTCGAACCCGAGGATGTCGAAAACGAACACTTCCGCGAGGTGTGGGACGAGGCGACCGCCGACGCGCTCGAACCCGCGTTCGAGGCCGCGCTCGACGGCGAGAAGCGGTCGGTCGAGGTGTCCTATGCCGGACGCGAGTGGGTCGTCCACACGGTGCCCATCACCGACGAGGGCGGCGACGTGTTCGCCGGGATGACGATGGCTCAAGACGTGACCGAGCAGACGGAGCGCGAGCGCTACCTGCGGGAGACCAAGTCGCAACTGGAGGCCGCGACGGAGGCGGGCGCGGTCGGCACGTGGGAGTGGCGGATTCCCGAGGACGAGATGGTGGTGGGTACGTCGTTCGCCAGAACCTTCGGCGTGAAGCCCGAGGAGGCCATCGAGGGCGTCTCGCTCGACCGATTCATCGAGGCCATCCACGAGGACGACCGCGAGCGCGTCGAGCGCCAGATAGCCGAGGCGGTCGAGAGCGGCGAGGAGTACGAGGCCGAGTATCGCGTCTGGGACGACGACGACGAACTCCGCTGGGTGGTCGCCCGCGGCCACGTCGAGTGCGACGACGAGGGCAACCCCGTCACCTTCCCCGGCGCGCTGACCGACGTGACCGAGCGCAAGGAGCGCGAACAGCGCCTCGAACGCCAGAACGAGCGGCTCGAATCGTTCGCCAGCATGCTCGCCCACGAACTCCGCAACCCCGTCACCATCGGCCAGATATACGGCCGACAACTCCCGGACGACGAAGCGCCGGAGGCGGTCGAGTACGTCACCGAGGCGTTCGACCGCATCGAGGAGATGATAGACGTGATGCTCGTGCTGACCCGCGGCCGGGAAGCGGTCGGCGAGTGTAAGGACGTCGTGCTGGCCGATGTGGCCCGCGAGGCGTGGACCGAGGTCGAGTCCCCGGAGACGACGCTCACCGTCGAAGTTACGGCGGTAATCGAGGCCGACGAGACGTATCTCCGCCACCTGTTCCGGAACCTGTTCGAGAACGCGGTCCAGCACGGCGACGCGACCGAGGTCCGGGTCGGCGAGACGGAGACGGGTTTCTACGTCGCCGACGACGGAAGCGGGATTCCCGAGGACGAGCGCGCGGCCGTCTTCGAGGCCGGATTCACCACGGCAGCGGGCGAGGGCGGCACCGGTCTCGGACTCGCCTTCGTCCGGGAACTCGCCGAGGTCTACGGGTGGCGGTGTCGCGCGACCGAGAGCGAGTCGGGCGGCGCGCGCTTCGAGTTCGAGTACGCGGACGGCGGGCGGGAGTAGGCGCTCAACTCGGCATCCGGAGCGCGTAGAGGATGCAGCCGAGACCGACGAGCGTGCTCCCGTTCGAGACGAGGACGAACGCCGTCACCGCCGCGGAGTTGTTCCCGAACAGGAGCATCGGACCCAACAGCACGAACGGGAGGCCGACGGTCAGCGCGAACCCGACGGCGATGAACAGCATCGGTCGGCTGTCGTTGCGTCGGTACCCCCGAAAGGCCTGATACGCGATGAGGAGACCGACGAGCGCCGCGACGAGGTTCATCGCCTGCGAGACCGACCGGACCCAA
Protein-coding sequences here:
- a CDS encoding succinylglutamate desuccinylase/aspartoacylase family protein, with the translated sequence MDHTAERVTLARLPSGVEIETTVHTYDGDDEGPTVYVQAAQHGREINGTETLRRVHDRLVGSASADADGLDLAGRLVAVPVADPLTFDRVSYTTPEQLDSVNPNMNRVWPGDAEGTVHERMAATLWEYVADADAVVDLHTGSADMLTHVVFMEGHEESRALAEAFGTDLLLSEEAGKDADDEWAKRDFDGKLRVAATHEGIPTITPELAHNKQLVEDAVDAGVEGTLAVLRHLDLLPGDPDADGERRLARNHLGRVTADDAGLFRLDPDREVGQRVEPGERVGTVYDPTTYEVLQEAETDREGILYSLTREATVSGGETLLSVALPRDE
- a CDS encoding outer membrane protein assembly factor BamB family protein gives rise to the protein MARLTRTEPMTGPSDSHDSTRRRFLAAGGLLAGTAGLAGCISGTGSKPTATETTDDEPADGQTADGETTEAVAAESPGAAAWPQFGHDASNAGYARSASGPGADAALAWRFDAKTPTMNASPVVADGTVYAPGSGDPGYVHAIDAETGESVWRFEPAGYASCAPAVADGRVYFGTWSKKFYALDAATGEQVWASDVGHRFGSSSPAVSDGTVYVGTVGDGPMVVSGEEDEEKFESCAVLALDAESGDERWRYDDFGEKENVGSSIAVADGRVYFGGESAVYALDADSGSVAWSREVATHPQSSPAVVDGTVYYGGPSDAEDGPPARLYALDAKSGETVWTAGIDDTSLRTSPAVADGTVYVAASSTRACLLSGGGVATTETDDGGNGTDAARTEDGDSDCSGTNRGRLYALDAASGERRWTAEFRTDTRSSPAVADGTVYAGNGDGLSAVTTDGENLWRIGFEGKRDDGPYLDSSPAVAGGRVFVGASDGRLRAIGTK
- a CDS encoding PAS domain S-box protein; its protein translation is MNEPAEASGSAFWGDADDEEALRRYRTLFDGIEQGLYRLDAGGRFVGVNDALLTTTGYDREELLGEHVGLLFDARDLVAVERETERRLFGEGGESVPVALRTADGDAIPASVSVSVHVEDDEFRGTTGVVRTEPPERDSADGPAAVTILDASPVGVVVRDADGAVTRVNDRAEELLDVSVGERPADGEDERTGETEAERPADESDLDSSVSQRFYDEEGQRLPPDERPFARAAATGSSVADRLLRVEGPDGERRWLSVEAAPVASDGGDERVVTTYEDVTDLKERERELENELDEIFGRVTDAFYALDDEWRFTHANDRAEELIDYWGEGLVGRKFWDVFEWATDSKLGEEYREAMRTQEPASFELYYPDPLEAWYEIRAYPSESGLSVYFRDVTERKRRERELEESERRYRSLAEYFPNGIVTLFGPDCEYTLAAGQAFDYIPVEPEDVENEHFREVWDEATADALEPAFEAALDGEKRSVEVSYAGREWVVHTVPITDEGGDVFAGMTMAQDVTEQTERERYLRETKSQLEAATEAGAVGTWEWRIPEDEMVVGTSFARTFGVKPEEAIEGVSLDRFIEAIHEDDRERVERQIAEAVESGEEYEAEYRVWDDDDELRWVVARGHVECDDEGNPVTFPGALTDVTERKEREQRLERQNERLESFASMLAHELRNPVTIGQIYGRQLPDDEAPEAVEYVTEAFDRIEEMIDVMLVLTRGREAVGECKDVVLADVAREAWTEVESPETTLTVEVTAVIEADETYLRHLFRNLFENAVQHGDATEVRVGETETGFYVADDGSGIPEDERAAVFEAGFTTAAGEGGTGLGLAFVRELAEVYGWRCRATESESGGARFEFEYADGGRE
- a CDS encoding DUF7521 family protein, producing the protein MPVAHLLVETLVPLQLTPPDVPGWVRSVSQAMNLVAALVGLLIAYQAFRGYRRNDSRPMLFIAVGFALTVGLPFVLLGPMLLFGNNSAAVTAFVLVSNGSTLVGLGCILYALRMPS